Below is a genomic region from Paenibacillus rhizovicinus.
CGTAATCGTAACCCCGGCCAGCAGGCTGGGTCTTGCTTCCAGCAGCAGCACGCGCCTGACGATATCCAAGCGGGATGCTCCCATCGCCTGCGCCGCTTCGATCACGCCGCGGTCGACCTCGCGAAGCGACGTCTCCACCAGCCGGGCGAAGAATGGCGCTGCGGCGACGACGAGCGGCGGGATGGAGCCCTGAACGCCAAGCGTCGTGCCCGTGATCGCCTTCGTGACCGGCATGATCATGATCATCAGAATAATGAACGGTACCGAACGCAATATATTCACGACCAATGACAACAGGAAATATACGACCGGCTGGGCAAGCAGCTGACGCTTTGAGGTCAGGAACAGGACGATGCCCAGCAGCAAGCCGATAATGATCGTGAATAGAAGCGATGCGCCGACCATTTTCAGCGTATCTTTGGACGCCTGCCACACTTCCGACCAGACGATATTCTCGAGCGACATCCGCAGCGTCATGTCAGTTCACCTACT
It encodes:
- a CDS encoding methionine ABC transporter permease, which gives rise to MTLRMSLENIVWSEVWQASKDTLKMVGASLLFTIIIGLLLGIVLFLTSKRQLLAQPVVYFLLSLVVNILRSVPFIILMIMIMPVTKAITGTTLGVQGSIPPLVVAAAPFFARLVETSLREVDRGVIEAAQAMGASRLDIVRRVLLLEARPSLLAGVTITAVTLVSYTAMSGVIGGGGLGDLALRYGYQRFQTDVMVVTVILLVILVQLLQMAGDYLVRRFSRK